Genomic window (Egicoccus halophilus):
GTAGGCAGCCATGTCCACCGCGCCTGCCCCTGCTCCGCAGGAGGAGGACGTCCGGGCCCGTCCGGACGTCTCCATCGTGCTGCCCACCTACAACGAGGTCGGCCACGTCCGCGAGGAGGTCGCCCGCATCCGGGCCGCCATGGACGCCTCCGACTACACCTGGGAGATCGTCGCGGTCGACGACGGCTCGACCGACGGTACGCGTGAGTGGCTGCGTGCCGCCGTCGACGAGGAGCCCCGGCTGCGGTTGATCGAGCACCGGCGCAACCTCGGCTCCGGCGGCGCCCGCCGCACCGGTACCCGGGCGGCACGCGGACACGTGGTCGTGTGGACTGACGTCGACATGACCTACCCGAACGACGACATCCCGCACCTGGTGAAGTCGCTCGAGGTCGAGGGCTACGACCAGGTGGTCGGGGCACGCACGAGCGAGGAAGGCTCGCACAAGGCGCTGCGGGTGCCGGCCAAGTGGGCGATCCGCCGACTGGCGCAGTACCTCGCCCAGGAGGAGATCCCGGACCTCAACTCCGGGTTCCGCGC
Coding sequences:
- a CDS encoding glycosyltransferase family 2 protein; its protein translation is MSTAPAPAPQEEDVRARPDVSIVLPTYNEVGHVREEVARIRAAMDASDYTWEIVAVDDGSTDGTREWLRAAVDEEPRLRLIEHRRNLGSGGARRTGTRAARGHVVVWTDVDMTYPNDDIPHLVKSLEVEGYDQVVGARTSEEGSHKALRVPAKWAIRRLAQYLAQEEIPDLNSGFRAFRRDKAVRYLNRLPNGFSCVTTMTMSFLADGLAVGYVDIPYAAREGESKFHWYRDTRKYLLQVVRMILGYEPLRVFMPVGLSLLLFGVAKLVYDITTKDLRLATNTLLILFAAFQVISIGLLADLVVRVTKPPVDDPLARPTR